The following nucleotide sequence is from bacterium.
ATTTAATTTTTCAATTTTCGGAACAACATCAGCAATGAATTTTTGTCCTCCAAAACCAGGATTGACACTCATTACTAAAACTTCATTAATAATTTCAAGAAAAGGAACAATCTCATCAACAGAAGTTGGGGGATTTATTACAAGACATACTTTTTTCCCATAATTTTTTATTTCTTCAATAAGTTTTCTATGAGGTATTTTGCATTCAATATGTATTCCTATAATATCTGCTCCACTATTCGCAAAGTCCCTCCAGTATTTTTCTGGATTTGTAATCATTAGATGTGCCTGGAAAGGCAAATTAGAAAATTTTCTTATTGAAGATAAAATCATAGGACCAAATGTTAAATTTGGTACAAAATGTCCATCCATGACATCAAAATGAATTAAGTCAGCACCACTTTTTGTAATTTCTTCTACTTCTTTTCCTAAACAACTGAAATCTGCTGAAAGCAAAGAAGGTGATATTTTAACCATAGATTGTTATTTTAACATATAAAAGAATTAAAATCTAAAATTTGAAGAAGTGAAGAAGTTGACAGAGAATATAGAAAATATAAAATTAATAAAGGAGTATTTTGATTGAAGAACATTAAAATCAATTTTTAAAACTGCTAATATCTCTGGTGAAGAATTTTAAAAAACTTATCTAATAAAAATGAATTTTGGAGTCGCTGATAAAAAACAATGATGTTTCCTTTGGTCTATGCTCAGAGGCATCCTAAATTATAAATTTAAAAAATGTT
It contains:
- the rpe gene encoding ribulose-phosphate 3-epimerase — its product is MVKISPSLLSADFSCLGKEVEEITKSGADLIHFDVMDGHFVPNLTFGPMILSSIRKFSNLPFQAHLMITNPEKYWRDFANSGADIIGIHIECKIPHRKLIEEIKNYGKKVCLVINPPTSVDEIVPFLEIINEVLVMSVNPGFGGQKFIADVVPKIEKLNNIKTQKKLDFDIEVDGGINNETAKIVKKAGVNIVVAGSYIFSSKNYKKAIESLR